One genomic region from Conexibacter woesei DSM 14684 encodes:
- a CDS encoding substrate-binding domain-containing protein, translating to MPRRFTLPLPALAAAAALALTGCGTVGEDRPEVEATLVLPGAPSAVDAGIATAVERGFDGAEGVHLRVRPPRAAAGPEAGARALADGRADFAVLPAEALRSRPALVGIMAITSSGAGADQRPALVLSTSRRALEQRPSVARATVRALLRGYDMALTDPASSVSDLQALFPALPRARLDAQLDRLGGAIFPPGRQMGALPDGPQYEPGIVAAAASATHNP from the coding sequence TCCCGCTCCCGGCGCTCGCCGCCGCCGCCGCGCTCGCGCTGACCGGCTGCGGGACCGTCGGCGAGGACCGGCCGGAGGTCGAGGCGACGCTCGTGCTGCCGGGCGCGCCGAGCGCGGTCGACGCCGGCATCGCGACCGCGGTCGAGCGCGGCTTCGACGGCGCCGAGGGCGTGCACCTGCGCGTGCGCCCGCCGCGCGCCGCCGCCGGCCCGGAGGCCGGCGCTCGCGCCCTCGCGGACGGCAGAGCCGACTTCGCCGTCCTGCCCGCCGAGGCGCTCCGCAGCCGGCCCGCGCTCGTCGGGATCATGGCGATCACGAGCAGCGGCGCGGGCGCGGACCAACGCCCCGCGCTCGTGCTCAGCACGTCGCGCAGAGCGCTGGAGCAGCGGCCGAGCGTCGCGCGCGCGACCGTCCGCGCGCTGCTGCGCGGCTACGACATGGCGCTGACCGACCCCGCCTCCAGCGTCAGCGACCTGCAGGCGCTCTTCCCCGCCCTTCCCCGCGCCCGCCTCGATGCGCAGCTCGACCGGCTCGGCGGCGCGATCTTCCCGCCGGGGCGGCAGATGGGCGCGCTGCCCGACGGCCCGCAGTACGAGCCCGGCATCGTCGCGGCCGCCGCGTCGGCGACCCACAACCCCTAG